A DNA window from Salarias fasciatus chromosome 23 unlocalized genomic scaffold, fSalaFa1.1 super_scaffold_20, whole genome shotgun sequence contains the following coding sequences:
- the LOC115383586 gene encoding von Willebrand factor A domain-containing protein 5A-like, with protein MVSICGTCEMGFKRFPLKSVEVELEVRDHVATAVSTLNYQNQEDKPMEAVFVFPLPGDAAVCHFSAKMGQKEMVAEVKEEQEAREEYDDALSSGQQAFLLEESDQSPDVFSVSVGCLPPGESASIRLEYVTELAVQADEGLRFCLPAVLNPRYTPQGSEAPAVHVNSAPASLVPYSLSFSARVSSPRPISKVESSCSLDPLQFLNTDQTQATVKLGAGHKFDRDVEVLIYYKDAHQPTAVVEAGQASAEPGTLMGDPVVMVSLFPEFPQSVMSSVASCGEFVFLMDRSGSMGFPMSNKDKNQTRISSARETLLLLLKSLPMGCYFNIYSFGSSYEHIFPKSVEYSQQTMEEALKRVGTMEADLEGTEILEPLRHIYEQPCIPNAPRAGPRPSEIYETQ; from the exons ATGGTCTCAATTTGCGGGACGTGTGAAATGGGCTTCAAACGCT TCCCTCTGAAGagcgtggaggtggagctggaggtgagggACCATGTGGCCACAGCGGTCTCCACTCTGAACTACCAGAACCAAGAGGACAAACCCATGGAGGCGGTCTTCGTCTTCCCTCTGCCTGGAGACGCCGCCGTCTGTCATTTCAGTGCCAAGATGGGACAGAAGGAGATGGTGGCTGAGGTGAAGGAGGAACAGGAG gctcgTGAGGAGTATGATGACGCTTTGAGCTCCGGTCAGCAGGctttcctgctggaggagagcgaTCAGAGTCCAGATGTTTTCTCAGTGAGTGTGGGCTGTCTGCCTCCAGGAGAGAGCGCCTCCATCAGGCTGGAGTACGTCACTGAGCTGGCAGTGCAGGCTGACGAGGGGCTGAGGTTCTGTCTGCCTGCTGTGCTCAACCCTCGATACACACCTCAGG GTAGTGAAGCTCCAGCCGTCCATGTGAACTCTGCTCCAGCCTCTCTGGTTCCTTACAGTCTGTCTTTCTCTGCTCGAGTGTCCTCTCCTCGGCCCATCTCTAAAGTGGAGTCCAGCTGCTCCCTGGATCCTCTCCAGTTCCTGAACACAGACCAAACCCAGGCCACG gtgaagctgggTGCAGGACACAAGTTTGACAGAGATGTTGAAGTGCTGATATATTACAAAGACGCCCACCAGCCCACTGCTGTGGTGGAAGCAGGACAGGCCTCTGCAGAACCCg GCACTCTGATGGGTGATCCAGTGGTGATGGTGAGCCTGTTCCCTGAGTTTCCTCAGTCTGTCATGTCTTCAGTGGCTTCCTGTGGAGAGTTTGTGTTCCTCATGGATCGGTCTGGAAGTATGGGCTTCCCAATGagcaacaaagacaaaaatcaGACTCGCATAAGCAGTGCAAGG gaaacgctgctgctgctgttgaagagTCTACCAATGGGCTGCTATTTCAACATCTACAGTTTTGGATCCAGCTATGAGCACATCTTCCC tAAAAGTGTGGAGTACAGTCAGCAGACCATGGAGGAGGCCCTGAAGAGAGTTGGGACGATGGAGGCAGATCTGGAAGGAACAGAAATTCTGGAGCCTCTCCGGCATATTTATGAGCAGCCCTGCATTCCCA ATGCACCCCGAGCTGGTCCCAGACCCAGTGAGATTTATGAGACCCAGTGA